The Helicobacter pylori genome includes a window with the following:
- the hopG gene encoding Hop family outer membrane protein HopG, with amino-acid sequence MKNTNTKEIKNTRMEKGYSQYHALKKGLLKTALLFSLPLSMALAEDDGFYMGVGYQIGGAQQNINNKGSTLRNNVIDDFRQVGVGMAGGNGLLTLATNTTMDALLGIGNQIVNTNTTVGNNNAELTQFKKILPQIEQRFETNKNAYSVQALQVYLSNVLYNLVNNNNNNGSNNGVVPEYVGIIKVLYNSQSEFSLLATESVALLNALTRVNLDSNSVFLKELLAQMQLFNDTSSAKLGQIAESLNKSGGAGSMLQSMLQKDVKTISDRIATYQENLKQLGGMLNNYDEPYLPQFGPGTSSQHGVINGFGIQMGYKQFFGRKRNIGLRYYAFFDYGFTQLGSLSSAVKANIFTYGAGTDFLWNIFRRVFSDQSLNVGVFGGIQIAGNTWDSSLRNQIENSFKEYPTPTNFQFLFNLGLRAHFASTMHRRFLSASQSIQHGMEFGVKIPAINQRYLKANGADVDYRRLYAFYINYTIGF; translated from the coding sequence ATGAAAAACACCAATACAAAAGAGATAAAGAATACAAGAATGGAAAAAGGTTATAGTCAATACCACGCGCTTAAAAAGGGGCTTTTAAAAACCGCTCTGCTTTTTAGCCTTCCTTTAAGCATGGCGTTAGCTGAAGACGATGGCTTTTACATGGGAGTGGGCTATCAAATCGGCGGCGCGCAACAAAATATCAATAACAAAGGCAGCACCTTAAGGAATAATGTCATTGATGATTTCCGCCAAGTGGGCGTGGGTATGGCAGGGGGTAATGGGCTTTTAACCTTAGCGACAAACACGACCATGGACGCTCTTTTAGGGATAGGCAATCAAATTGTCAATACTAATACAACTGTTGGCAACAACAACGCAGAGTTAACCCAGTTTAAAAAAATACTCCCCCAAATTGAGCAACGCTTTGAAACGAATAAAAACGCTTATAGCGTTCAAGCCTTGCAAGTGTATTTGAGTAATGTGCTTTATAACTTGGTTAATAACAATAATAATAACGGCAGTAATAATGGAGTCGTTCCTGAATATGTAGGGATTATAAAAGTTCTCTATAATTCTCAAAGTGAATTCAGTCTCTTAGCCACGGAGAGTGTGGCGCTTTTAAACGCGCTTACAAGAGTGAATCTAGATAGTAATTCGGTGTTTTTAAAAGAACTCTTAGCCCAAATGCAGCTTTTTAATGACACTTCTTCAGCAAAACTAGGCCAGATCGCAGAAAGCTTGAATAAGAGCGGTGGTGCAGGATCGATGCTTCAATCAATGCTCCAAAAGGATGTGAAAACCATCTCGGATCGAATCGCTACTTACCAAGAGAATCTAAAACAGCTAGGAGGAATGCTAAATAATTACGATGAGCCATACCTACCCCAATTTGGGCCAGGCACAAGCTCTCAGCATGGGGTTATTAATGGCTTTGGCATTCAAATGGGCTATAAGCAATTTTTTGGGAGAAAGAGGAATATAGGCTTACGGTATTACGCTTTCTTTGATTATGGCTTTACGCAATTGGGCAGTCTTAGCAGCGCTGTTAAAGCGAATATCTTTACTTATGGCGCTGGCACAGACTTTTTATGGAATATCTTTAGAAGGGTTTTTAGCGATCAGTCCTTGAATGTGGGGGTGTTTGGAGGCATTCAAATAGCGGGTAACACTTGGGATAGCTCTTTAAGGAATCAAATTGAAAACTCGTTTAAAGAATACCCCACTCCCACGAATTTCCAATTTTTGTTTAATTTGGGCTTAAGGGCTCATTTTGCCAGCACCATGCACCGCCGGTTTTTGAGCGCGTCTCAAAGCATTCAGCATGGGATGGAATTTGGCGTGAAAATCCCGGCTATCAATCAAAGGTATTTGAAAGCGAATGGGGCTGATGTGGATTACAGGCGTTTGTATGCGTTCTATATCAATTACACGATAGGTTTTTAA
- the hopF gene encoding Hop family outer membrane protein HopF has product MKNHSFKKTIALSLLASMSLCNAEEDGAFFVIDYQTSLARQELKNPGFTQAQELKQLIRDGAVRLQTSAIPLSYYLDILGNKTKTLLSESMKGNAQASQQNAQPNQALVNLEQSLGILGKLLDLSQQYANQGVIKPLVVDVGKEQIGITDSMLSVAQNIVLALGQVDLSKIQQNNNRQLYENIVKVMLLGADGTNGAYNGVSVGDIATGMQNFSSQTGLIGANSTVGELNALIKSGISLDRETLGLGSFIEKNICSSASPCFTGSQLIYKKGLDRVIGIINTSLNQFEYSASSLYKISYIPNLFSLKDYQSASMNGFGAKMGYKQFFTHKKNIGLRYYGFLDYGYANFGDTNLKVGANLVTYGVGTDFLYNFFERSRRRERTAIGLFFGAQIAGQTWSTNVTNLLSGQRPDVKSSSFQFLFDLGLRTNFAKTHFNKHKLDQGIEFGVKIPVIAHKYFATQGSSASYMRNFSFYVGYSVGF; this is encoded by the coding sequence TTGAAAAACCACTCCTTTAAAAAAACGATCGCTCTTTCCTTACTAGCGAGCATGTCTTTGTGTAACGCTGAAGAAGATGGGGCGTTTTTTGTCATAGATTATCAAACGAGTTTGGCCAGACAGGAATTGAAAAATCCAGGCTTCACTCAAGCGCAAGAATTAAAGCAGTTGATTAGAGATGGGGCTGTGAGGTTGCAAACTTCTGCCATTCCCTTATCCTACTACTTGGATATTTTAGGGAATAAAACAAAAACTCTTTTGAGTGAAAGCATGAAAGGCAATGCGCAAGCATCACAGCAAAACGCACAACCAAACCAAGCCTTAGTCAATTTAGAGCAATCTCTAGGGATTTTAGGAAAACTATTAGATCTATCCCAACAATACGCTAATCAGGGTGTCATTAAGCCTTTGGTGGTGGATGTAGGGAAAGAGCAAATCGGTATCACTGATAGCATGCTCTCAGTGGCTCAAAACATCGTTTTAGCTTTAGGGCAAGTGGATTTGAGCAAAATCCAACAAAACAATAACAGACAGCTATACGAAAACATTGTGAAAGTCATGCTTTTAGGCGCGGACGGGACTAATGGAGCGTATAATGGCGTGAGTGTGGGCGATATTGCCACAGGCATGCAAAATTTTTCTTCGCAAACGGGCTTGATAGGGGCTAATTCTACGGTTGGCGAACTCAACGCTTTGATCAAGAGCGGGATTTCTTTAGATCGTGAGACTTTGGGGTTAGGGAGTTTTATTGAAAAAAATATTTGTAGCAGTGCATCGCCTTGTTTTACTGGGAGTCAGCTTATCTATAAGAAAGGGCTAGACAGAGTCATAGGCATCATCAATACGAGCTTGAATCAGTTTGAATATTCGGCTAGTTCTCTTTATAAGATTTCTTATATCCCTAACCTCTTTTCGCTCAAAGATTACCAGTCAGCGAGCATGAACGGCTTTGGGGCTAAGATGGGTTATAAACAATTTTTCACCCATAAGAAAAATATTGGCTTAAGGTATTACGGGTTTTTAGATTACGGCTATGCGAATTTTGGCGATACGAATTTAAAAGTGGGAGCGAATCTTGTTACTTATGGGGTAGGAACGGATTTTTTATACAATTTCTTTGAACGCTCCAGAAGAAGGGAAAGGACTGCGATCGGTCTTTTCTTTGGTGCTCAAATTGCAGGGCAAACTTGGAGTACTAATGTAACGAACTTGTTGAGCGGGCAAAGGCCTGATGTCAAGTCCAGTTCGTTCCAATTCTTGTTTGATTTGGGCTTGCGCACCAACTTTGCAAAAACCCATTTCAATAAGCACAAGCTAGACCAAGGGATAGAATTTGGGGTGAAAATCCCTGTTATCGCTCATAAATATTTTGCAACCCAAGGCTCAAGCGCGAGCTATATGAGGAATTTTAGCTTCTATGTGGGCTATTCAGTCGGTTTTTAA
- a CDS encoding ABC transporter permease, which produces MSVSSLFKMRILSFKKNKRAVFSLYLFIALLALSLLAPLWVNDRPLFIYKDNKAYFPMFKNYAEVEFGGDFFTPTDYNDPYVQNTLLKDAFIIHALIPYNYDTIIMDLDSPAPTPPSFKHLLGTDDQARDVLARLVYGYRVSLVFGILLTLFSVLIGVSLGAFQGYYGGLIDLVGQRLSEIWSAIPMLFLLIVISSAFNSNFWIILFLVLLFSWMGLSQVVRTEFLKARNMDYTKAARALGVNDLKIIFYHVLPNALVATITYVPFLMAASISTLVSLDFLGFGMPIGSASLGELVNQGKDNLTTPHLAIVAFVAISLLLSVLVFIGEGVRDAFNANMLK; this is translated from the coding sequence TTGAGCGTGAGCAGTTTGTTTAAAATGCGCATTCTTAGTTTTAAAAAGAATAAGCGGGCGGTGTTTTCACTCTATCTTTTTATCGCTTTATTAGCGCTTTCTCTTTTAGCCCCCTTATGGGTCAATGATCGCCCCTTATTCATCTATAAAGATAATAAGGCGTATTTCCCTATGTTTAAAAACTATGCGGAAGTGGAGTTTGGAGGCGATTTTTTCACCCCTACGGACTATAACGATCCTTATGTGCAAAACACGCTTTTAAAAGACGCTTTCATCATCCATGCGCTCATCCCTTATAACTACGATACGATCATTATGGATTTAGACTCGCCTGCCCCCACCCCCCCAAGCTTCAAGCACCTTTTAGGCACAGATGATCAAGCCAGAGATGTGTTAGCCAGACTGGTTTATGGCTATCGTGTTTCGTTAGTGTTTGGGATTTTACTCACCCTTTTTAGCGTTCTTATTGGCGTGAGTTTGGGAGCGTTTCAGGGGTATTATGGAGGCTTAATTGATTTAGTGGGGCAAAGGTTGAGCGAGATTTGGAGTGCGATCCCTATGCTTTTTTTACTCATTGTGATTTCTAGTGCATTTAATTCTAATTTCTGGATCATTTTATTTTTAGTCTTGCTCTTTAGTTGGATGGGGCTTTCTCAAGTCGTGCGCACGGAGTTTTTAAAAGCAAGGAACATGGACTACACCAAAGCCGCTAGAGCGCTTGGGGTGAATGATTTAAAAATCATTTTCTACCATGTTTTACCCAACGCTTTAGTGGCAACAATCACTTATGTGCCGTTTTTAATGGCGGCTAGTATTTCTACTTTAGTGTCTTTGGATTTCTTAGGTTTTGGCATGCCTATAGGGAGTGCGAGTTTGGGCGAATTAGTCAATCAAGGCAAGGATAATCTCACCACGCCCCATTTAGCCATCGTTGCGTTTGTAGCCATTAGCTTGTTGCTTTCTGTTTTGGTGTTCATTGGCGAAGGGGTGCGCGATGCTTTCAACGCTAACATGCTCAAATAA